In Drosophila subpulchrella strain 33 F10 #4 breed RU33 chromosome X, RU_Dsub_v1.1 Primary Assembly, whole genome shotgun sequence, the DNA window tcaaaataatgtTTACTGGCAATGCGTTCTTATCGATCCCTATTGAgcgtttgtgtttgtttattattcGCTTCGATTCAGTTCGATTCGGCGATACTGCTGTATGTACTATGGCTTTATCAACCGACATCGGCtacaaaaacaataacaaacgATTCGGAATCAAGACTCacgaaaccaaaacaaaaatttatgGAATTATCTAAGAACGCTTTTGCGAATTTGCGTTCATTCGACTTAGGAAAGAAGCTCGCGCTATAATTTCTTCATTCATTGCTCGGAGCTCACGACAGGTGAACCGTAAAACGCTCTCTGTGAAAAACTTTAGATCGCTTCGATTATCGATCATCGGGAttagctaaaatttttttttcatatttttcctTTGTGAATTTTGTGTTCGGGATACGTTTTGCAAAATGCAGCTCAACGATCATTGGCGAAAGATTGTGAAGACCTTGATCTTTGCGGTTCTATGCACTGAAATGCAAACGAGTAAGTAAATGTTACGATATAGTAGTGAAGATCGAGATCCAAGTCGAATTAGGGATGTATCACTTAAAAGTCACTTAGTGAGCAGGGTGTTTCCCCTGGGTTCTATAAATAGGATGCACATTATTTTAGAAGCTCTTAagcttataaatataaaaatgcgATAACCTTTCCTGATTTTAAGCTTGCTATCATCAGAATTTGAgtattagaaaatatttagttGTCGAGGAAAGTGCGAGTTCTATCAAGTGGTCAGGAAACTTTCAAATATGTTATCTTCTGAATTATAGTATTACAAAACATTTAGTAATCGAAGAAAGTCATATTTCCATCAATTGATACTATGTCAATTTTATACTTGAGTCGGTCAGGAATTTCAATGACACTTGAATAGTTATAACATGACAACAAATTGTGCAAACTTCAAAAGAAATTGCAAGTAAGCATTAGAGGTAATAGAGATACCACAAGTATCTTATGGAACTATAAAGAACTTTGATGTGTAACGGAAATAGGTAATAAATTATCtcacatatttattattacgaATGAACTTTAATCTTGAACTTTTTGTTAATctgtttttaaacatttcaAACATTTATTTGATTGCTCCGAGAGTTCACCTGATAACCAAGacaaataatacattttgagCAGTCACGATTTCTAAAAATAAGGTTCTAGCTTAGAATGTTTTGTGCACATAATTTTTGCAATGCTAAATTGGTTCTATAATAGAAATGGGAGGCATAGCAAATTTCGCAAAAACTTTGGATTTTGTTAAAAGGGAATTTTACATATCCACTGTACTTTGGCATAATCCCACGATTATACAAATCGCTGACCGCGTTTAGTGCGTCACTCCGAATTGAGCAATTGGCGATCTATAATCGCGTGATCGTCTCGAGCTTCCGGGGTAGTACCCCATCTACCTAAGTGGATTCAGTTTCGATTCGATTGGGCTTAGTTGCCCGTGGCCGGGGCTATAGATACCACTGGCCGGCTATCATATCTGCGATCACGCCGGGAACAACAGAGGTGGCCTGATCGGGTCGAATCCGGGACTTGTGCACTGGGTAAAGCTATCGGCATATCAGGGAGCGATCGGGGCGCTGACCAGGCGTCAAAGATTGCTGATAGCTGCTAGGTGATAACGTGGACTGCACTCGGAGACTGTTTCCATGGTGGGATTCCGATCGGATCTCGATTGGCGGCGGCCTTATCAGGCTTTCGGCTCAACCTTCCCTCGGTTCACTAATTTTGCACGTTCTCCATCCTCGACAGCCTATACCCATCGTGATTTGGCGGCAAAACGTGGCATTGGCCTGGCCGAAATGGATGCCATTGCAGCGGCGACTGGAGAGGATCGATTCCGGCCGAAAATGTTGGCCCCGCACCAGGCATCCATACGATTGTTGTCCCAGGAGCGTGATTACTTTGGCAAGGGGCACATCTGCTCGGGCGCCTTGGTGGCGCCCTCTGTTGTGCTGACCGTCGGTAGCTGCATCTTCAGGTTGGTCAAATGTGGATTATAATTCCCAACTTGTTTTTCTGAAAGATGTAAACAATGCGATTTAAGGCATTACAACACAAACGAGagagaatgctatagtcgatgccatcgactatcaaataccctttactcagctaacatctgagttactctacgagtaacgggtatacaaataatatataataatgtcaaTATACTTTTATTACAGTCAGGTGAAAAGGAAACACTACCATCCATCAGAACTGCGCGTTATGCTCGGCAACCCCCAGAGATTTGCTCCCCATGAGCAGGGCCTGTTCTTTGGTGTGACCCACATCCATCATCCTCCCAAGGACTTGGCTCTGGCCATTTTGATGCTGGAAAAGGATGTGCCTCTGGATAATCCCCATATCCAACCAATTGGTTTGCCTTCTCCTGGAACCACTTCCGTTTTGGATTCGGAATCCAGTAATCTTCTGCAGATCAGCACTTGGGGCTACGATGCCGATATTCGCGAGCTGCACGATCTGGTGACATTAAATGCCACCCACACATCCTGTCACCAGCAGCAGAGCAAGTCCCCAAGGATTTGTGTCCAGCCGGAGGCCACCAACTCCACTCCTGGCCAGCTTTACATGGATGCAGGTGCCACCCTAACGGAACGGGATCGCCTGCTTGGTCTGAGGAGCATCGATGGGGGATTCGAGGACGTAGCCACCCATGTGGAGTGGATCCTGGCCAAGATTGGAGATGGGGGCAATCAGAACAGCTCCATCTGGGGCATCCTGGGATTCCTAGTATTCACCGGCTACGTAATCACCATAAGCAGCAAGAGCTTTTCGACCTAAGACGTCTTAAGAGGATCCATGGGGGATTTACGATGTGATCATTTGGGGGAAATTAGCCAAGTAAGACTTCCTAGGCcctttaaaaatgattaagcCGAGGAGTGTGATAATCTCAATCTGATGCTTTTTTAAAACAGATTTCATGCTTGATGACTTCAAGCGTGCTATAAAATCTGGTAGTACATGTATAAGATACTTAATATACAATAGATTTTTCATTCCAAAAGAAATAATACCATTTcgatttaacaaaaataaacaattcaTTAGTATACATAGAATAAACAAAGATATATacagtaaatataaaaatacataGCTTACAATATGGTACGGATTTTAGCCAAGTAGAGCTTTAACCAGACTGCATTCCCTTTCCTTACCgcagagcagcaatattggaGTCTCtacagattttagtttttgacCAGATTTTACCAGAGGCCATGCCCATGGGtgctgattttttttatagccAAATGTGCGTTGCTGCCAACCGCCTACTTGATTATATGCAAAAAGGTAGAAGTGCTCTTCCGCCGGTTGCGTTATCACTAAAAGATACTGCTCTTCTCCGACTTTAAATGGGGTTAGTTGATGAATGCGCTCATGGAAACTCAGTTGCTGGATGGGTTCAAAGTGGGTTTCCCCATGGTTATCATTCCTTTTAAAGATGGCTATATGCCTGCAACCCAGGCAGCTGACTAGCAATTGGTTCTCTTGCATCTCAGCCAGATCGTAAGAACCCTGGATCAACTGTAGCAATTTAAAGTTGTGATGCGAAGGATCCCTGGCATGAATGGCTAAAACTGGACGATGATTGCTCAAGCCACTGGTGAGAAGTAGATCCTCCTGGGACTCAACCCCCCCTGGAATCACCTTCATTAGGCGACCATCTGCCGGCAACACAGATTGCCAGTCGGTGAGACTGCAGTTACTCCGCTTCAACCGCAAGACACGAACCTCCTCTTCGGTGCCCAGAAGAAGTAGTACCATCTCCTCGACATCTATTAGTTCCATGGCCTCCACTGGTTGACGCATTCCCAGCGTATGTGATTCATTCCGGCAACTAATGCTGATCCTGCTGCGCAATCTTCTGGCTGGACGATGACAGTGGTTCTGAACCTTAACCCGCACATCCCCAGAGTTTAGCCGTATCAATTGGTTGGACACACTCACGTTGGCCAGGAGCACACGGCCTTCGGGGATCAGGAGCTGAGCCCGTAAGCTCCTACGCTGACAGGGAGCCGAATCACCCAAGGGCAGGCTAAACCGCAGTTCTGGGGATCCCTTCAAGGGCGGTTTCACCCAAGTAGATTCCAGAACTTCGGGGTCATGGTCCAGATAGAGCAGTCTTTTGTGAGAGCTTTGATTACTCTGCTTAAGAAGTTCCTGCAGTTGCTCTAGGGGATTGCTTTGGTTTTCCATCGTTCGCATTTGACTGGGACTCTGACTTCCTGCCAAGACAAGACCTCCGGGGAAAAGTGCTTTGTCCAGGACCAGACTATCGATGTTGTAGTCGCTGTTCCGGAAGATGCTGCCCCTATAACTCTCGCTTAGCTCACGGCCGTTTAGATTCATCACATGACCGGGTCCTGTGAACTCCACACCTCCATGGAAGGTCTTGGCACCCGTGATGCTTTGCGCTTGATTGCTATGTCGGAGCACCAGATTATCCAGTTGAATATTATTAATGGAGCGAAGTAGTGGTTCACCTCCCAACTGAAGGTTTTCAAAGCTCAGAGATCCGAATACCTCCAAGGCAGCTCCTCTCAAAGGAATGCGATGCTGTAGGAAGTATTCCAGACTCATTTCGTTCACGCTTCCCAGATTGAGATCCTGTTCGACAACCAGTTGCTTGAACTTCACCAATGGCCAGGATTGCCCTTTGCCCTGCTGGTAAATACTCTCAATTGGATAACCATTCACTTCTGGACTCTCCAGCTGAAGTTTACCAATCTTGGGAGCCTGGAGGAAGTGAAGATCCGCTGCAATGGCATCTCCACTGGACAGGCGGTACAGTGAGGCATTGAGTCGTTCTATATCGATTCCGTTCACCAGTCCAAAGTGTGCATCCTTTTCCAGATGAATAGTTTTAGCTTTAACTAATCCAAGTAGCTCTTGGGGAGCTACGATCACCTGGCTTTCGTTAGTGAGACTCCGGCGGAGTAGGGCATCTTCGGCCAAATAGGTGAAGTTGAGTTCGATGGGCAGAGACTGCTTGCTTTGTAGGTTCTTCAAGTAGGGTGCCTTCAGGAGGACATGTCCTGTAATGCTCTGGTTTCCCACTTTTCTCACAACATGCTGGCGCAGATAATTCAGAGTTGATTGGGAGGGGTCTTCACCATCCCATAGAGCATCGCCGGTGACTATCAAATTCCTCCATGGAAGTTGCTGCACTCGCTCCAATCTTTTCACAAGATTACTTAGATCTGGTTTATTGGCAAGGGGACACTTTAGACTCCCACTGATGTTGAGTTGCTTCAGGTACAGATCTCCTTTGATTTCCAAATCTTTGCGTGTGTCTATGAATTCTTCTTTCGGTACCCCATTTATTCGAGTCACATCCACATTGGTGGCCATCATTCTGTCAAATGTGTAGAGCCCACTAATCTGCTGGGGTGTCATTCGTAGCAAGGTGTTATCCAGCAGGGAACTGAGATCCACATTATTTATGTGAGGTGTATGAAGAGCATCGTTCAGTTGGACGTCCGCCGTAAAGGTTTTTTTTCCCCGTAACTCCGCATTGGCATCGGGTCTAATCAGGCGACTTAGGTAATCCTCCCATTGGATTTCATTAATGTTTTGCAGTTGTAGATCCTTTTCGAATCGTACATTTCCCTCGATAAGAAGTTGCTTGTGGAGAAGAAGGGGTTGTTCATTTCCCTCCGAAATCTTGGACAGTAGTTCATCGAAGGGCAATCCATTTAGGCGTCGGAAGTTCAGATTCTCCAGATGTGGGGTTTCCGTGAGCTCAAGACGCTGCAGGCTAAGATCATGGCCAAGAAGCTGCTGCAGTGGCAATCCATTAAGGCGACTCACATTCAAGTGATCCTGAACCCTAAGGTCATTCGTCACTACCAAGCGGTCAAAGCTCTTTGTTCCTTTAAAGTTCTGGGTGATATTTGACTTTAGCACTAGCTCGGTTACTGGTAGCCCATTTATTTGATTGGTTTGAAGGCTTTGAACAGTTAGAGGTGCTTGGAAACTTTTGTGACCCGTAATATTTGTCTCCTGCCCATGACGCACTGCATCCCTTGCAATCGCCGCCAAACGGGAACTGTAATCCTTACAAATGATATCTCCCTGTACGCTGGCATTCAGGAAGATGATGTGAAGAGTGTGGTTTGGATAGTTGTGATTGTTTTGCTGTCCTCCGCTGAGAAGATGATCTCTCAAAGGATGCCCTTGAATATAGGTGGTGGTGAGTGAAGGTGTATTGACTTTAGCTTCTCCGAAGGTCAAGTTTGAAAGGAACTATGGAGGGGGTGGCTAATGTTATTAAACTTAACCAGAGGAagattaaacatttttaccTGTTGCGTCTGATTCAAAAGGTAAGTGGAATGGAGATTATTCCTGGCCAGAGATTGCTTTCCCAGTACTACAAGTGAGTTTCCGGTATCCCTCTGCACATTTCTGACCGTCAGGGAACCACTGATCGTAACCCTGCCCGTGTAGTACTGTTGAAGACGTTGCCCTCCCGGTTCTTGGAGTTGTCTGGGCTGTTTCTGCCATGTGCTCTTATTGGCCACCTGAATGTCACCCGAAACACTCATCTGATAGATGCGAACAGGAGCTGAAAATTGAGGACTCTTTAGACCCATTGATAAACAAACACAATAAAGAGATACTTACTTTTTACCCAGGAATCATTGGCACCGCGAAAAAGGACATCGTGGGCAAAGTCTAGGTCATTCACCAATCGAGCCTCCAAACGCGGAGCGAAAAAGGCAGACATATAGATATTGGAACTGATCACCTGAGCACGTCGCAAGTTGAAGAGACGATCCACCACAAGTCCATTGAGCAGAGTAGTCCGAAGATTGACCACCCGAGTTTTCGATTGCATCACAAGTTTTCCTTCTAACCGAGTGTCACGGCTGCGCAGAAAGAGGGAGTCCAAAAAGTCATCCCAGGACACTCCATTGACTTGCTTCACTTTGAGATGACGCACTACATATTCACTACGTGTAGGTTTCTCTGGAGGAATCTGGGGAGCACTGGAGTTGTGGATGTCTTGAGGGGTCAACAGTTGCTTCGTTTTTAGTGCTTTGGTCTGCACAGGAACGTTCCTGATGGTCAGCAAAGGTGGTACTGAAGTATCCAGGTTGTGACCTATTGATCAAGAAGTGGATGTTGgtaaaaatcatattttttaagtttgagTTTTCCAACTCACCTGGCATCAACTGTCCCTGGTAGATGAGGTTGCCCACTCGCAATCGTCGTACCTTGAGTTTATCCAGctcatcattttcatttcccgTCCCAAAGGAGCGAGTGGTTCTCCTGGTTCGTGATTCCTCAAATCGCTGACGAAGTTCCTCCAGACGCCGCTTTAATTGTGTGGGAGTGCGCAGCTGATCGTCCTCCAACTGGAGCCGCTCAATGTGTCCTTTTTCCAGAAGATGCAGTGGTTTCTCCAGCTGAATGCCAGACTGCGGCTTTAAGGAGTTGACCAGGTGTTTCAGGCTTTCTAGAGAGGAACGACGGCGCAAAAGCAGACCACGTAAGGCATTGACGGACTCCTCGAACTCATGGCGATGCAATTGGACCACAGTGAGATCTGCAAAGAAGAGAGATTAGCAGTTGCTCTATGGAGTCTATAGGGTACAACCAATTGACCTTCTTCTGGAGCGGCACCCACTTGGTTTGAGATTTCCTCCACTTCACCCAGCTGCACTGTTCGGATCAGATCGCTCGAGGGTCTTCGATAGGCCAGCAACAGGAAGCTCTCATTGCGAGCATTTGTATGGGTAAGTAGACCACTTGGCTCCGATTCTCCAACGACCTGATATCCACTGTAGCAATCCAGGCGGGTTGAGCTGAAAACGATCACCTCGCCATTGGAACGGGCTCCGATCAGGAGCTGACCTTTTTTGGTGGCACTTAACCGTTGGAAACTCAAATCCCTTCGAGCATGCTTTCGATAGACCACAAATTGTCCATCCACCATGCGGAAGAAAATGCAGGAAGCGGATGTAGAGGAACTACAGGCGATAAGGCAGTTTCGGCCACGAAATCTAGCTGTCTGGACATTTTGGGCCCGGACAGTTAAGGCCTGACGATGTTGCAGGGTTCGTGTGTTCTTTTCCAACTCGTAGACTGTGAGAACCAtcttataaagaaaattaattgatgtaagaaaaattacaaaataattaatgacTTTATCATCATCATAAAATAGATTACCGTAATTATATATAAGGTATAATGTTACAATATAATAGAGATATTTTGGTTTTACCTTTGATTGAGAGCCCCTTAAAGAACGCCCAAAAATTATATACAGGGGCTGACGACCAACCACTTGGAGAACACGTATGGCGGGTAGAGTGATCTCCTCGAGGGGATTAAAGTACGTGTCCAGCCACTCGAATGTTctgagaaaaaatattaatcaTTATTTAGCAATGAACAAGCAAT includes these proteins:
- the LOC119556438 gene encoding uncharacterized protein LOC119556438, translating into MQLNDHWRKIVKTLIFAVLCTEMQTTYTHRDLAAKRGIGLAEMDAIAAATGEDRFRPKMLAPHQASIRLLSQERDYFGKGHICSGALVAPSVVLTVGSCIFSQVKRKHYHPSELRVMLGNPQRFAPHEQGLFFGVTHIHHPPKDLALAILMLEKDVPLDNPHIQPIGLPSPGTTSVLDSESSNLLQISTWGYDADIRELHDLVTLNATHTSCHQQQSKSPRICVQPEATNSTPGQLYMDAGATLTERDRLLGLRSIDGGFEDVATHVEWILAKIGDGGNQNSSIWGILGFLVFTGYVITISSKSFST
- the LOC119556437 gene encoding uncharacterized protein LOC119556437, whose product is MVSLGLCSVLFSVLVFYTGQVRSDLSAEEVPRNQSAAQLLPTSCRNGLNGSAAGPEIRLPFVDMIMSHELPLFVLREAEEDLLLLLHGPEIFQLHVATGERRLVPLGKLAGQVRVRKSLGAEIVAWRQFLLLSIVLEDSLEVYQLPKDLLLSEDPAKQLSFEPLQEFSLPGGFLQLHLLKPSAEQVLLLVASNHTRSHSKCRTFEWLDTYFNPLEEITLPAIRVLQVVGRQPLYIIFGRSLRGSQSKMVLTVYELEKNTRTLQHRQALTVRAQNVQTARFRGRNCLIACSSSTSASCIFFRMVDGQFVVYRKHARRDLSFQRLSATKKGQLLIGARSNGEVIVFSSTRLDCYSGYQVVGESEPSGLLTHTNARNESFLLLAYRRPSSDLIRTVQLGEVEEISNQVGAAPEEDLTVVQLHRHEFEESVNALRGLLLRRRSSLESLKHLVNSLKPQSGIQLEKPLHLLEKGHIERLQLEDDQLRTPTQLKRRLEELRQRFEESRTRRTTRSFGTGNENDELDKLKVRRLRVGNLIYQGQLMPGHNLDTSVPPLLTIRNVPVQTKALKTKQLLTPQDIHNSSAPQIPPEKPTRSEYVVRHLKVKQVNGVSWDDFLDSLFLRSRDTRLEGKLVMQSKTRVVNLRTTLLNGLVVDRLFNLRRAQVISSNIYMSAFFAPRLEARLVNDLDFAHDVLFRGANDSWVKTPVRIYQMSVSGDIQVANKSTWQKQPRQLQEPGGQRLQQYYTGRVTISGSLTVRNVQRDTGNSLVVLGKQSLARNNLHSTYLLNQTQQFLSNLTFGEAKVNTPSLTTTYIQGHPLRDHLLSGGQQNNHNYPNHTLHIIFLNASVQGDIICKDYSSRLAAIARDAVRHGQETNITGHKSFQAPLTVQSLQTNQINGLPVTELVLKSNITQNFKGTKSFDRLVVTNDLRVQDHLNVSRLNGLPLQQLLGHDLSLQRLELTETPHLENLNFRRLNGLPFDELLSKISEGNEQPLLLHKQLLIEGNVRFEKDLQLQNINEIQWEDYLSRLIRPDANAELRGKKTFTADVQLNDALHTPHINNVDLSSLLDNTLLRMTPQQISGLYTFDRMMATNVDVTRINGVPKEEFIDTRKDLEIKGDLYLKQLNISGSLKCPLANKPDLSNLVKRLERVQQLPWRNLIVTGDALWDGEDPSQSTLNYLRQHVVRKVGNQSITGHVLLKAPYLKNLQSKQSLPIELNFTYLAEDALLRRSLTNESQVIVAPQELLGLVKAKTIHLEKDAHFGLVNGIDIERLNASLYRLSSGDAIAADLHFLQAPKIGKLQLESPEVNGYPIESIYQQGKGQSWPLVKFKQLVVEQDLNLGSVNEMSLEYFLQHRIPLRGAALEVFGSLSFENLQLGGEPLLRSINNIQLDNLVLRHSNQAQSITGAKTFHGGVEFTGPGHVMNLNGRELSESYRGSIFRNSDYNIDSLVLDKALFPGGLVLAGSQSPSQMRTMENQSNPLEQLQELLKQSNQSSHKRLLYLDHDPEVLESTWVKPPLKGSPELRFSLPLGDSAPCQRRSLRAQLLIPEGRVLLANVSVSNQLIRLNSGDVRVKVQNHCHRPARRLRSRISISCRNESHTLGMRQPVEAMELIDVEEMVLLLLGTEEEVRVLRLKRSNCSLTDWQSVLPADGRLMKVIPGGVESQEDLLLTSGLSNHRPVLAIHARDPSHHNFKLLQLIQGSYDLAEMQENQLLVSCLGCRHIAIFKRNDNHGETHFEPIQQLSFHERIHQLTPFKVGEEQYLLVITQPAEEHFYLFAYNQVGGWQQRTFGYKKNQHPWAWPLVKSGQKLKSVETPILLLCGKERECSLVKALLG